The Lasioglossum baleicum unplaced genomic scaffold, iyLasBale1 scaffold0803, whole genome shotgun sequence sequence cttcgtttctttttttctgccaAAGTCGCTGATTGGTGTTATTGTCGAAAGGGGATGGTCGAAAATGGGGTCAGTCCCCAGTCGATATCGATGAAAGCAGTGCAGTCTGGGTAAAGTTTCCTGCGCTTATTATGAGTGGCCACTGGAGTCAAGATGGCGACGCTAAAATGCGGAATATTGGCAGCACAGGTGACTATAGGAAACGTTTATATCGTTTAACAATTTATCgtttatcgattttattttatttcacggAATTACGGCTGTAGGGTTGTATCCACCTTGTGGATATATTGgcaataaaaatttaactgCTCCTTAAAGTTACTGCCTCGGTGCTAGGGCCACGAATCTGCAACGTGTATTTAAGCGTGCTATCGTTAGATAAAAGTAATTGCGGTCGTGTGACGGAAATAATTAGATATCGTTGAATTATATTTCTAGCTTAACGAAACTCGATATTTTAGTTATTCCgaacttatatattttattaacattgataattttatatatttttatattttattaattctgatattattattagacttatACTCagcatatattaaatattacaatatattatatattatacacgTTACATAACAGTAATTGTGGTCGTGTGACAAAAATAATTAGATAtcgtttaattatattaataattaaataatttaattatattttatatattacatattacaatataacctgtatatatattttatatgtaatatatatgatatatttaCAGTCGAAAAATATTCCGCATTTTATTAGAAATATCTACAcgtttgcaataaataaaaaataaaaagaaacaactAATTTATACTGATTTCGTAGTTCttgcattaataaaataacgttaccaattaccaGGTGCTTttacaaatcgaaaataattcttttctttcaaATATTCTGATATTACAAAATGCATTAAATCGAAATAATAACCGAAAGGGTTGTTACTTTTAAAAACTCGAAGTGATATTGAAATTAACTCGATCTTGGCTAGTTAAAATAACACTGGAAGGCACTAGGAGTCCAGCAATGATCCGTGGTGGCCCTCTGGCAGATGACGTGTACGAACTTGATAGCGTGGTGTTTCGATGGGGTTCGTCGAATTGCAAAGGCGCGGAGCACACACTGAACGGCACGTGGTTCACGATGGAAGCGCAAGCTATACATTTCAACAAAAGATACGAAGACATTAACAATTGCTGGGACAAACACGATGGACTGGCCATATGTTCGTATTTTCTGCAGGCTTATCAAGTTCCTGCTTGGGACGAGCATCCGTTGTTTTCCAAAATTACCGATGACTTGCACAGAATTATACAGCCTGACTCGTTCATCAATTATCTCCAAGTACGTTCGATATCTTTTCATTCGAATGGTTTAATCGATTATTagttaattatttcttttaatatattttaattataatatcgtTACTAGAATTTTTGATATCTTTCATAACTTTTCTAACACAGTGTATAAGTCATCTTTATATAATCTTCGTGCAATTGATTTTTCTGACACGTGATTTATATATTGTATCTATTGCAAATATATTTTACTTATTGCGTTTAAATATATTCGTACATATAGAGTAAATCTTTTACAAATCTTCAGCCTTTctacaaaatatttgaaaagaaaTCGTTGTTTATTGATATATGTAAGTGtaaaaatgttaattttaatgtaaaatattaaatttaatatttttagaagataaagtatatattaattcgcaattttattattatgtttCTTAAtaagtgaaaataatatatatataagtaacCTGGCATTATGACCATTAATTATCCATTTTAATGTGAGTAATTTTATTTCAGATTGCTTGTGTTGGATGAGACAAGCTTGCAAACACCTGGTTATTATTCGTATTTAGGCTCGACAACAACCTATCCGTTTAACGAATGCGCAACGTGGATCGTTTTCCCAGAGCCAGTTAGGATTTCCGAAAATCAGGCACAAATGTTTCGAATGTTACGTAACAAACAAGGCATGTGTATAACGGATAATCATCGAGAAGTACAAAAATTAAACGGTCGTGTAATTTATTATGTCAATTAAGTATCGTGGATTATGattagaaaaaatgaaaatgtaaaaataatcgATGGTATCGAGTGGTCTTTAATATGGTATCTTGTTAAAATATTAGTACAtggtatatatacaatatatatttaaGAAAAATCTAATGTATAatctacaattattgaaaagatataagatataatgatcgtatttatttcatattgtatatctgATATTGTATATctgattgtatttatttcatttattttatattgattaatttttcaattatatcatttattaagaataaaaagattgaattggaaattctatataatattatttacgtttcctgtaatattaaaatattagttttatatatcgttaaatatttaattttacgtaatattaaattattatacaattctatttatatatgtagTACCAAGTTATTATTCAGTTCTatgtattattaattagtcATATTATAATTTCATACATTATCAAGTTACTAGTTCATCCTACACATGATTGGAATATTATTAGTAATTGTTATATTCGCAAATTAatgtattatacaatttattattattttcgttaATTATATTAAACGTACATTAACTATACGATCTGCAACAATCTTCATTGCAAAGTCTGAAGCATGTGGTTAATAACATAATTAACCTGTATTTTGGTGAAATCCTTACATCACTTTTCGGTTacgtgaaatacaaatttttagtcCCATTTTATCGAAGATTCGTCTAAAGTTGCACATGAAAAGAATGTTGACCAAAAAGAAGCAAGTACGTATAAATAATCGCACCGTTCAAATATGACTTACATCCGTTCAATCGACCTTTAAACTCTTTCAAGTACACAAGCCTATCATTATATCAACGTCATCGTCGGGATTACCTAAATGGCGACAATCGCCGGTTGATCTCTGCAAAACGGCCACGTGGAGCCAAAAATTCCCACCACTTTATTTAACCAATTACTGGTCACATGAAGGTACTGCTATGATGACGAATACAGGCAGAACAGGTAATATTTATACAAcgtaattatatttattctacCTTTgtacttaaatttaattttaattttaattagttGATTCTTAAATGTAACAGTGctttaataaatttcaatttgatTATTAAtcctttaacacgttgacgccggcATGACCCACCGGTGGCCCATGCTATATCGTTCCATGGGGCGGCATGACCCACCGATGGGCCACGTTTGTATATCACGTTGACGTCGGCGCTGATATTCAGAGTTTTCTCTGTGATGCGGCACCCGAATTCTCGGTCTGCTGCCTGGGGTGACGCAGCGTTAGATTGCGCTGTTCAACGCAATTTTTGAGCGATAATACTCACTAGGTGATATTTATAAATCTCGACGAGATAAAACTGAATATGAAATCACTTTGTCTCTATCACCTATAGTTTTAGaacgtagtgtaagttttagGCATAAATTGtgttgagtgcgagcggcaatttcgtcgaacaTTATTTGTGGTacagtaaaaattaaaaaaaaattttgccgGCTGCAGGCCAAACGGAAATGGCTTTTCCATCCATGGAAAATGCTTTTGCCGTCATTTGAACAATACCATTCCTGTTCTGGACAATACTTTAGCCTACATTCGCATAATACTTTTCCTGCCTCGATCAATTGTTTTGCAATCAAAGGACAATATTTCTCCAGCCTTTGGCAATACTTTTCCCATTATTAGACAATACTTTTCCCGTtattggacaatacttttcccgTCTTTGGACAATACCTTTCCCGTCCctggacaatacttttcccgctattggacaatacttttcccgtccctggacaatacttttcccgCTATTGGACAATAATTTTCCCGCTATTGGGCAATACTTTTCTCGCTATTGGACAATAATTTTCCCGCTtttggacaatacttttcccgCCACTTGACAATACTTTTCCCGCTGTTGGACAATATTTATCCCGCtattggacaatacttttcccgTCTTTGGACAATACTTTTGCCGCCTCTGGACAATATTTTTCCCGCTGTTGGACAATATTTTTCCCGCTattggacaatacttttgcCGCCTCTGGACAATACTTTCCAGTTATAGGACAATATTTCCCCGCTattggacaatacttttgccgctgttggacaatacttttcctGCCACTGGTCAATTCTTTAGCCTACATTTGCATAATACTTTTCGTTCCTCGATCAATTGTTTTGCATTCAAAGGACAATATTTCCCCAGCCTTTGACAATACTTTTCTCGCTGTTGGACAATTTTTTCCCGCCATTGGACAATATATTTGCCGCCtttggacaatacttttcccgCTATTGGATAATAATTTTCCCGCtattggacaatacttttcctGTCACTGGACAATTCTTTAGCCTACATTTGCATAAAACTTTCCTGCCTCGATCAATTGTTTTGCTTTCAGTGGACAATATTTCTCCACCCTTTGACAATACTTGCCGCGACTGGACAATTATTTTCCCGTtattggacaatacttttcccgctattggacaatacttttccgCTATTGGACAATACTTCTCCCGCtattggacaatacttttcccgCCTTTGGACAATACCTTTCCCACCActggacaatacttttcccgctattggacaatacttttgcCGCCTCTGGACAATTCTTTTCCGTCActggacaatacttttcccgtcactggacaatacttttcccgctattggacaatacttttgcCGCCTTTGGACAATACTTTTGCCGCCTCTGGACAATATTTCCCCGCTATTGAACAATACTTTTCCTGTCACTGGACAATTCGTTAGCCTACATTTGCATAAAACTTTTCCTGCCTCGAGCAATTGTTTTGCATTGAAAGGACAACATTTCCCCAGCCTTTGACAATACTTTTCCCGTCACTGCACAATACTTTTCTCGCTGTTGGACAATTTTTCCCGCCATTGGACAATATATTTGCCGCCtttggacaatacttttcccgCTATTGGTCAATAATTTTCCCCGCtattggacaatacttttcctGTCACTGGACAATTCTTTAGCCTACATTTGCATAAAACTTTTCCTGCCTCGATCAATTGTTTTGCTTTCAGTGGACAATATTTCTCCACCCTTTGACAATACTTGCCCGCTACTGGACAATTATTTTCCCGTtattggacaatacttttcccgctattggacaatacttttcccgCCTTTGGACAATATTTTTCCCGCTattggacaatacttttgcCGCCTCTGGACAATACTTTTCCAGTTATAGGACAATATTTCCACGCTattggacaatacttttgccgctgttggacaatacttttcctGCCACTGGTCAATTCTTTAGCCTACATTTGCATAATACTTTTCGTTCCTCGATCAATTGTTTTGCATTCAAAGGACAATATTTCCCCAGCCTTTGACAATACTTTTCTCGCCTTTGGACAATACTTTTCTCGTCTTCGGACAATACCTTTCCCACCActggacaatacttttcccgctattggacaatacttttcccgtccctggacaatacttttcccgCTATTGGACAATAATTTTCCCGCTATTGGGCAATACTTTTCTCGCTATTGGACAATAATTTTCCCGCTtttggacaatacttttcccgCCACTTGACAATACTTTTCCCGCTGTTGGACAATATTTATCCCGCTattggacaatacttttgcCGTCTCTGGACAATATTTTTCCCGCTATTCGACAATACTTTCCCCGCCtttggacaatacttttcccgTTATAGGACAATATTTTCCCGCTattggacaatacttttgccgctgttggacaatacttttcctGTCACTGTACAATTCTTTAGCCTACATTTGCATAAAACTTTTCCAGCCTCGATCAACTGTTTTGCTTTCAGTGTACAATATTTCTCCACCCTTTGACAATACTTGCCCGCCActggacaatacttttcccgCCACTTGACAATACTTTTCCCGCTGTTGGACAATATTTATCCCGTCTTTGGACAATACTTTTGCCGTCTCTGGACAATATT is a genomic window containing:
- the LOC143220365 gene encoding LOW QUALITY PROTEIN: carbonic anhydrase 7-like (The sequence of the model RefSeq protein was modified relative to this genomic sequence to represent the inferred CDS: inserted 1 base in 1 codon), translated to MECAGDGRKWGQSPVDIDESSAVWVKFPALIMSGHWSQDGDAKMRNIGSTVKITLEGTRSPAMIRGGPLADDVYELDSVVFRWGSSNCKGAEHTLNGTWFTMEAQAIHFNKRYEDINNCWDKHDGLAICSYFLQAYQVPAWDEHPLFSKITDDLHRIIQPDSFINYLQVHCLCWMRQACXTPGYYSYLGSTTTYPFNECATWIVFPEPVRISENQAQMFRMLRNKQGMCITDNHREVQKLNGRVIYYVN